In Quercus robur chromosome 11, dhQueRobu3.1, whole genome shotgun sequence, the following proteins share a genomic window:
- the LOC126705312 gene encoding beta-amyrin 28-monooxygenase-like: MEQNFYLSLLLLFVSFITLSLFFLFYRHRSNFTGPNLPPGKVGYPMIGESFEFFSTGWKGHPEKFIFDRMSKYSSEVFKTSLLGQPAAVFCGAAGNKFLFSNENKLVTAWWPDSVNKVFPSSLQTSSKEEAKKMRKMLPNFLKPEALQRYIGIMDTIAQRHFESGWENRDEVLVFPLSKKYTFWLACRLFLSLEDPNHIARFDDPFKLLASGIISMPIDLPGTPFNRAIKASNFIRKELVLIIKQRKIDLAEGKASPTQDILSHMLLTCDENGTYMNELDIADKILGLLIGGHDTASASCTFIVKYLAELPHIYDGVYKEQMEIAKSKAPGELLNWDDIQKMKYSWNVACEVLRLAPPLQGAFREVINEFIFNGFSIPKGWKLYWSANSTHKSAQYFPEPEKFDPSRFEGRGPAPYTFVPFGGGPRMCPGKEYARLEILVFMHNLVKRFKWEKVLPDEKIIVDPMPMPAKDLPIKLFPHKA; this comes from the exons ATGGAGCAAAATTTCTACCTatcccttcttcttctctttgtttcCTTCATCACTCTCtccctcttcttcctcttttacAGGCATAGATCCAACTTCACTGGCCCAAATCTCCCACCAGGCAAAGTTGGGTACCCCATGATCGGTGAGAGCTTTGAATTCTTCTCCACAGGATGGAAAGGTCATCCTGAGAAGTTCATCTTCGACCGCATGTCTAAGTACTCTTCTGAAGTGTTTAAAACCTCTCTTTTGGGACAACCAGCTGCTGTGTTCTGTGGTGCTGCAGGTAACAAGTTCTTGTTTTCCAATGAGAACAAACTTGTCACTGCTTGGTGGCCTGACTCTGTCAACAAAGTTTTCCCTAGTTCGCTCCAAACTAGCTCCAAAGAAGAGGCcaagaagatgaggaagatgCTTCCAAATTTCCTTAAGCCTGAAGCTCTTCAGAGATACATAGGTATCATGGATACTATTGCACAAAGACACTTTGAGTCTGGATGGGAAAATCGTGACGAAGTTCTTGTGTTCCCTCTCTCAAAAAA GTACACTTTTTGGTTGGCATGCCGTTTGTTTCTTAGCCTTGAGGATCCCAACCACATCGCAAGATTTGATGACCCATTCAAACTATTGGCCTCTGGGATCATATCAATGCCTATTGACTTGCCAGGAACACCATTTAACCGTGCAATCAAAGCCTCCAACTTCATCAGGAAGGAACTTGTGCTTATCATTAAGCAAAGAAAGATTGATTTGGCAGAGGGCAAAGCATCCCCTACTCAAGATATATTGTCCCACATGCTTTTGACTTGTGATGAGAATGGAACATACATGAATGAACTAGATATTGCAGACAAAATCCTTGGTTTGTTGATTGGTGGACATGACACAGCCAGTGCTTCTTGCACTTTCATTGTCAAGTATCTTGCTGAGCTTCCTCATATTTATGATGGAGTCTACAAAG AGCAAATGGAGATTGCCAAGTCAAAAGCACCAGGGGAGTTGTTGAACTGGGATGACATTCAAAAGATGAAATACTCATGGAATGTTGCTTGTGAAGTGCTTAGACTTGCTCCACCCCTCCAAGGTGCTTTCAGGGAGGTCATTAATGAGTTCATCTTCAATGGTTTCTCCATTCCAAAGGGCTGGAAG TTGTATTGGAGTGCAAATTCGACTCATAAAAGTGCACAATACTTCCCAGAGCCTGAGAAATTTGATCCAAGTAGATTTGAAGGACGTGGACCTGCTCCTTACACATTTGTTCCCTTTGGTGGAGGACCAAGGATGTGCCCAGGAAAAGAATATGCAAGATTGGAaatacttgttttcatgcataatTTGGTGAAAAGGTTCAAGTGGGAGAAAGTTCTTCctgatgaaaaaattattgttgacCCCATGCCCATGCCTGCAAAGGACCTGCCCATCAAACTTTTCCCACACAAAGCTTGA